The genomic stretch ATCATTTTCTCATTAAAGATGTAAGGTGCTGAAATAAAACAGTCATGTGACATATCGTATATTGTGTTTTAGAGTTATCCGATAAATTTTAGTAACCGTTCTTCCGTTGCCGATGGGAGAATCTGACGTAAGTGACAGAGAATACGTGCCTTGGATTCTTCCGGTGTACGGTCAGGCAAGGCAATCCCGTCACCGAACAAGGCTTCGGGGGTGGTGTAGCGAGCAATGCCCCATCCGTATGGTTGCCCGTGCCTGTCAAGCTGATACTCGAAATCCGCTACGACAATGAGCGTAGCCATCTGTAACCGGGTCAAAACCGTTTCAAAACTTTCTTCCGGTATGCTGCCTTTCGTTTTTGTGAACAGTCGCTCCATAGGATTCGTACAAATAGTCTTCGGTTTACGGAATCCACATAAGGACTTTATCTCTTTTGACAGCAACGATTCGTGCCCGACTACCGTGTCATAGACCGTTTTCTCCCTGTTCCTGCCGTTCTTGTCAAGAGGAGTGCAATCGAAACTGAACTTCGAGCGGCGGTAATTCGCAAAGTCGGGAAACCATTCCATACTGACAAACCCGGCTTTACCGCAGAAAAATTTTCCGTAAGTGCAAGTCCAATTCCGGATAACAGGTCCTTTCCACTCCCACGGGCCATCCACACCGTCCTCGAACCAAAGTCCGGGAGGCGTACATTCCTCTATGGAGAATCCGGATATGGAGTTTCTGAAGAAAGGCAGGAATCCACATCGCACGACCAGCTGTTCCAGTTCGTCTGCATTATGTATGGTAGATTGTATCATTTTCTTCTCGATTTTCATCATGCTTGACACCATAAAAAAACATCACCGAATCTTGTTACGATCCGATGATGCAAAATTAGCGGGAATGCCAATGCGGCTGTTTTTCCCAAACGTCACTTATACTTTGTTGAAAAGTCTTTTTACGACAAGACAGTTGTCGGGATGGCTGATGGTGGGAAACCGTATTCTTTCTTGAAGGCGGTGGAGAAGTGCGACAGGTTCTTGAACCCTACTTCCAGATAGACGTCGGCAGGCTTGCGTCCCAACTTGTCCATCAAGTTCCTGGCCTCTTCCAAACGCCGCTTCACTATCCAGCGGCTCGGGGTGAGGTGGAAAACCTGTGCGAAATCCTTTTTGAACGTCGAGAGGCTACGCCCTGTATAATGCGCGAACTCTTCTACGGTCAGGTCGCATTTATAGTTCTTGTTCATGAACTCCTCCAGATTGATTTTCCACGGCTCTGTAAAATCGAACAGGACCTGCCCCAAATCCGGTTTGAGCTGTAACAGGGTGAAAACCGCCTCCTGCAATTTGGCTTCCATCAACTCTTTCGATGGATATTGGCGGGCATCGAAATACTGTTCCAACGAGGTGAAAAGCCCGTTCAGGAAAGGGTGCTTATCCAACATGACGTAAGTGGATCTTGCCGTGGCGGGATTACTTACCAACGGTACGGTTATCCGGTGTTCACCCAGCATCCGTTTCAGAAACGGCATTTTGAGTTGCAGGAACAGCCCCTTGAAAGGTTCCCCGTCTTTGGAAGGCTGTTTGACCTTCCGTACCAGATGATTACGCTTGACAAAAAAAGCGTCTCCCTTTTTCAGATGATATTTCTTTTCGGGAGCTATCAGTTCCAGTTCTCCGGAACAGAGATATACCAACATGTGCTCCGAAACCATCTCCTCGCACCATTTGTCCTTTTCCACCATGCAGCAGAAAAAGGTGTCCATGTAGTCGTAAACGATTATACCTGCGTCCATAAGGCAACTATTATAAATCTGTTATTCAAAAATTGTCAATCATCCTGTTACGCAAAGATAGCACTTTTTATCCTCAAAAACTTTCTTCAAAAGACGTTTTTACTTTTCTTAAACATCTAAATATTCTCATGAATTAGTCGAACCATTAAAATAATGGAGATGGAATATTTCATCTTTTAACGATTATCCCGTCCCGAACCGTTGTTCGGGAACAGAAACAGCCGGAACATATCGAATGCTCCGGCTGGATAAATAAGGGGCAGGAAGTATTTTTCTACATTTTCATTCCCTGATGGTGCGAAGTTTCCCGCTGCATATCCGGCCTCACGACGAGGACATGGCTGCGGATAAAATCGTCCGAATCGGTATCCGTACCGCGTCTGACTACCTCCTGCTGCACGCCGTCGGTCTGTTCCTGCCCGGCTTCGGGTGCGGGCGGTGCGAGCGTGAGCTGTATCTTTCTCTCCAACGCCGCGACCTCCGCTTTCAGTGCCTTCAACTCATCCTCCTTCTTCCATACGCCGCCGACCGTTTCCTGTAAAATCGGAATGTCCCGTTCGTAGGTTACGTTCTGCGCCTTGTACTGCTCCACGAGCTTGGGTATGCGTTCCTGCGCGTTCAGGAAGTTCATCGACGCCGCTTTGGTATCTCTTGACACTATCGTTCTTTCGCTCTAATCGCCCGACTTCGGAGGGGCGATTGCTCCCCGTCAAGGCAAGGCTTTTGAGAGTAACTCAAAAGGTATCGAGTAACTCGATACACACCTTGCTATGTTCCGATGAACATAAAGCACTCCGTGCGGTATGAATCGGAATTTCTCGTTTCCGTATGTTGAAATTCTACGGATTTACTTGTGTGCTTTCTTACGGAGTGAAATCTACAATACATTAAGGAAACAATTCCATAGAGAAGCGGTGTCGTACAGATTTACGGATTTACTGTCGTATCGTCGTATGGATTTAAGGGTGTCCGAATATAGGCCAATCTATATACAAAGATTTACGGGTAAAGTTATTCGCAGCAACTGAAAATAAAAACGGGCAACATACCTGCTATTGTCGGTAAGAACAGTTTCAGTATGCGACCAGCACGACGCCAAATTGTGCCAAACGGACGCCACAAGCTGCCACGAAAGCGAAAACGGAGGCAGCAAGCGCAGGTTTGGCTACATTTGCCCCGAACTCAAAACATGGTATATGGAAGTAGTAATTATCGAAAAGAAGACCTTTGAAGCGCTCCTTTCCGGTGTGGAGACGCTGACGGGGAAAGTCGGTGCGTTATGTCGCCGTTGCAATGACAAGCAAATGCAAAAGTGGCTCGACGGGGAGGAGGTATGCCGCCTGCTGCGCATAAGCCCCCGCACGCTGCAATCCCTGCGGGATAATCGCACAATCGGCTGTACGCAAATCAACCGGAAATTCTATTACAAGCCGCAAGAGATAGAGAGGCTCATGCCCATAGCCGGGCAGTTCAGGGATGGCTCCGGCTAATATTTATTTTTACCAACCACTAAATCCACAGAAAAGATGAATGACAGTAACGTAATCACGTCGGAGGATGGACGCATAGCGTCGGCGTTGCACGCTTTGAAGAGATGCGCGAAAGAGGTAGATACGCTCACGGATGGTTTTCATCCGCCGCTCGGAGGAGAACGGTATATGACCGACAAGGAGGTGATCGCCCTGCTGAAAGTCAGCCGCCGCACCTTGCAGGAGTATCGTACCGACCGCAAGATACCCTATATCGTGTTCGGCGGCAAAGTCCTCTATCGGGAATCCGACATCGAGAAGATGCTCGCGGAAAACTACTGCAAGGCAATTCTCTGAAAACGAAAACGGGCAGGTGTCGCAGCCTGCCCGTTTCCTTGTTTGTCCGGTTCAATTCGGAAGCCCGTCCTTATATCGAATGACAATCGGAGGTGTCGTGCGTCGGGGTGTAGTAGCTGTCCTTACCAACCACTTTCTGAAAACAGACGCAGGGTAGGTATTCAGCCGGAACGCAAGGGCTACGACGACCTCCATATTATACACGTCCGCGCTGTTGCCGCTGTCCAGACGAATACATTTGCAGACATCGTAGTCGTACAGGGCGTTTTCTTTGAAGATGGCTTTGATACCCGTATGTACCGCTCCGGCGGTCGTGCCGAACAATTCGACTATTTCCGCTTCCGTCATCCATATAGCGGCGATATCGGTCGGTATATCCAATCTGCCGTACTCGTCTATCGTGATTATTTCTCTTTTCATCGTATTCTGTTTTTTTAAGTTCATTAAATCGCTTGACAAATAAAGCTCTCCATCTGCTCGATGCGCTGCGCGAGTTTCTCCATATCGCGGCTCATTTTCTCCGCCGTAATCTTCGCATAGATTTGCGTCGTGCGGATGCTACGGTGGCCCAACATCTTCGAGAGCGTTTCGATAGGTACGTCGTTCGACAGGCAGACTGTCGTGGCATAGGTATGGCGGCTCATGTGCCACGTGACGTTTTTCTCGATGCCGCATCTCTTCGCTATGGCCTTAATGCTGTTTTTACAATTATTGTAGCATGGAACGGGCAGGAGTTTTCCGTCGGGCGCCATATCGCGGTACTTCTCGATGATATGCTTGGCGACGTCCAACAGTCGGATATTCGTTTCGACACCCGTTTTCTGACGCTTGGTATTCAACCACAAATGTCCGTCGAACGAAGTTTGCAGGTTCGTTTCGGTAAGGTTCGCCATATCCGTCCAACTCAATCCCGTAAAGATGCAGAAGATGAACAAATCACGAATCAATTCATAGCTTTTCTTCTTGAATGTACCATTGATTAGGAGTGTAATTTCGTCTTGGGTCAGAAAGCCCCGTTTGGTCTCCTCTTTGGTGATGCTGTACGCGAAAAACGGATCGCGTTGCAACAAGCCGTTATTGACGGCCATATAGATAATCTTCCGAAACGGCATCATATACGACCAGACCGTGTTGTTGCAGTGGTTCTTTTCCACTCGCAGGAACAACTCGAAGTCCGTGATGAATGCCGGAGTAAGCTCTTTGAGCGCAATGTCGCTGACCTTGTACCGCTTTTCGACGAACTCCGAGAGATGTTTGTACACGACGCAGTATTTCCAATAGCTGCGCAGGCTTTTGAGTTTGCCGACCTGCTTCTCGTAATCTTCGTTGTGCTGGCGGAATATGGCGAGCAGCGTCTCGTGGTTCATACCCAAACCTAAATAGGCATTGCGGACTTTCTCGGCGGTAACGTAGTTGTCGCGGTCGCTGATCTGCTGATAGGCACGATCGATACCCACACGAATCTTATCCAACATCCGGTTGGCCTCCTGCGCCACGATGCTGCGACCGGAAACACGGCCTGACTTTACGTTCCACGATTTCTCCTCCACGTCCAATTTGCAACTGAATTGAGCGATTTTGCCGTTTACGGTAATACGGCACATGACCGGAATAAGCCCGTTCTTTTTCGGGGCATTGCGTTTCAGATAAAACAAAACTTTGAATGTCGATCTCATTACTCTACAATTTTTTGGTTACAAAATTATTTCTTGCAGAGCTGTTCTTCGACACGCAAATCGCAGCATATCAACGCAATCGCACCCGAAATAGAACTTTTTTCGCCTCCCTCTGCCCGAATTTCGGAAATCCGGCTATATTTGCAAGCGAAACAAGGCGAATAGAGCTTGTATTTCAGTGCTTTGAAACCCTCTCAAAACCATCGTTGCCATTCGGAACAGAGTAACGGGATAGTAACGCAACTCCGATTTCAGTTGGCTTTCCGATGACTTCGGTTTGGCTGCGACAGCGCAATCCATTCCTCTCTAAAGCCCTTGTTTACAACCTTCTTGCTCCAATCCGCTCTAACTATCATTTTTTATCCTTATCTTTGCTCCAAAAAGGTGGAAGACTTTCACAAGTTCCCCACCCCAACCGTAGCAGGTACATGTAAAATATACCTGAAATGAAATGATTTATTATTTTCTGCTTATAGGTTATTACAGATTGTTTTTACATAAATATAGGCGCCATATATTTCACCAGAAAGTATCCGCCGGCTATCAGCCATATATAGAGAATCGAGGCAAGGACAAAGGGCTTTGCTCCGGCCTTCCGGAATTTGTCGATACTGGTTTCCGCACCCAAGGCAGTCATGGCCATTGTCAGCAGGAAAGTATCTACATTGTTGATAAAGGCAGTCAGGCTTTGCGGCAGCAAATCGAAAGAATTGAAACCGATGACAGCCAGAAAACCGATAGCAAACCAAGGAATGGAGACTTTTTTCATACTTCCATTTTGTTCTCCGGCTTTAATTGCCGGTTGGGATACCATGAAGCTGGTAATGAGCAGAACGGGAACCAGCATCATTACACGAATCATTTTTACGATAATGGCGACATCGGAAATTTCTTTGCCCATTGCGTTGCCGGCACCTACTGTGTGCGCTACCTCATGCAAGGTCGCTCCGGTGAATATACCCATTTCATTGGCAGAAAGTACGAATGTGCCATTATGATATAATATAGGATAAATGAACATGGATATAGTTCCAAAAATAACAACAGTGGAAACAGCCACGGCTGTTTTATAGGGTTTGGTTTGAATGGTCGATTCAGCGCCTAGTATAGCTGCCGCACCGCAAATACCACTGCCGATGGAAGTGAGCAGTGCGATGCCCCGGTCCATTTTCAACATTCGTCCTATCAGGATACCCCCTAGAATAGTTGTTGTTACTATAATTGTGTCAATAAAAATAGCGGGCAAGCCCACTGCAAGCACATCTTGAAAAGTTAATCTGAAACCGTAAAGAATGATTCCGATACGCAAGATTCGTTTAGAACAAAACTGGATACCGGGGACCCATGTCTCAGGCAAATTATTCCGGAGGCTGTTAGCATATAACATACCTAAAATAATACCGACAATCATGGGACTGAATGATAACTCTTTTACAAAGTTCATTTCGCCTATATAAAAGGCCGCACATGAGAACAGGGTGATCAAGAGTACCCCATGGAGCATACTGCTTCTTTTTTCGCTTATCATAATTTATTTTTTTATGGTGTTTAAAAGTGTCGTACAAAATAACAACTTTAGATTGGGATACACCGAATTAAAATTCTTATAGCCTATAACCTTTAATTATCAAAGAAGAAGAATGTTCACGGAAAAAGAATAATGC from Phocaeicola dorei encodes the following:
- a CDS encoding helix-turn-helix domain-containing protein encodes the protein MDAGIIVYDYMDTFFCCMVEKDKWCEEMVSEHMLVYLCSGELELIAPEKKYHLKKGDAFFVKRNHLVRKVKQPSKDGEPFKGLFLQLKMPFLKRMLGEHRITVPLVSNPATARSTYVMLDKHPFLNGLFTSLEQYFDARQYPSKELMEAKLQEAVFTLLQLKPDLGQVLFDFTEPWKINLEEFMNKNYKCDLTVEEFAHYTGRSLSTFKKDFAQVFHLTPSRWIVKRRLEEARNLMDKLGRKPADVYLEVGFKNLSHFSTAFKKEYGFPPSAIPTTVLS
- a CDS encoding helix-turn-helix domain-containing protein, translating into MEVVIIEKKTFEALLSGVETLTGKVGALCRRCNDKQMQKWLDGEEVCRLLRISPRTLQSLRDNRTIGCTQINRKFYYKPQEIERLMPIAGQFRDGSG
- a CDS encoding helix-turn-helix domain-containing protein; translation: MNDSNVITSEDGRIASALHALKRCAKEVDTLTDGFHPPLGGERYMTDKEVIALLKVSRRTLQEYRTDRKIPYIVFGGKVLYRESDIEKMLAENYCKAIL
- a CDS encoding site-specific integrase, translating into MRSTFKVLFYLKRNAPKKNGLIPVMCRITVNGKIAQFSCKLDVEEKSWNVKSGRVSGRSIVAQEANRMLDKIRVGIDRAYQQISDRDNYVTAEKVRNAYLGLGMNHETLLAIFRQHNEDYEKQVGKLKSLRSYWKYCVVYKHLSEFVEKRYKVSDIALKELTPAFITDFELFLRVEKNHCNNTVWSYMMPFRKIIYMAVNNGLLQRDPFFAYSITKEETKRGFLTQDEITLLINGTFKKKSYELIRDLFIFCIFTGLSWTDMANLTETNLQTSFDGHLWLNTKRQKTGVETNIRLLDVAKHIIEKYRDMAPDGKLLPVPCYNNCKNSIKAIAKRCGIEKNVTWHMSRHTYATTVCLSNDVPIETLSKMLGHRSIRTTQIYAKITAEKMSRDMEKLAQRIEQMESFICQAI
- a CDS encoding YeiH family protein yields the protein MISEKRSSMLHGVLLITLFSCAAFYIGEMNFVKELSFSPMIVGIILGMLYANSLRNNLPETWVPGIQFCSKRILRIGIILYGFRLTFQDVLAVGLPAIFIDTIIVTTTILGGILIGRMLKMDRGIALLTSIGSGICGAAAILGAESTIQTKPYKTAVAVSTVVIFGTISMFIYPILYHNGTFVLSANEMGIFTGATLHEVAHTVGAGNAMGKEISDVAIIVKMIRVMMLVPVLLITSFMVSQPAIKAGEQNGSMKKVSIPWFAIGFLAVIGFNSFDLLPQSLTAFINNVDTFLLTMAMTALGAETSIDKFRKAGAKPFVLASILYIWLIAGGYFLVKYMAPIFM